A region from the Canis lupus dingo isolate Sandy chromosome 9, ASM325472v2, whole genome shotgun sequence genome encodes:
- the SLC13A2 gene encoding solute carrier family 13 member 2 produces the protein MATCWQGLWAYRSYLIVLLLPILLLPLPILIPTKEAYCAYSIILMALFWCTEALPLPVTALFPIILYPMMGIMDASEVCIEYFKDSNILFVGGLLMAIAVEHWNLHKRIALRVLLIIGVRPALLLLGFMLVTAFLSMWISNTATTAMMVPIAHAVLEQLHNTSKDVEEGSDNPTFELQEGSPQKDVTKLDNGQAHPALPASSESTVWQKREQLRFSQGMSLCVCYSASIGGIATLTGTTPNLVLQGQVNALFPQNGNVVNFASWFGFAFPTMAILLLLSWLWLQILFLGFNFRKNFGFGGQAKEREQAAFHVIQTEHKRLGPMTFAEKAVSVLFIILVVLWFTREPGFFLGWGNLAFPDKDGNSMASDGTVAIFIGIILFLVPSKIPGLTQDPNKPGRLKAPPALLNWKTVNEKMPWNIVLLLGGGFALAKGSEKSGLSEWLGDKLTPLQNVPSPAIAFILCLLIATFTECTSNVATTTLFLPILASMAQAICLHPLYVMLPCTLAASLAFMLPVATPPNAIVFSFGGLKVSDMARTGFLLNIIGVLVITLAINSWSFPIFNLHTFPSWAYSNTTTNCMAIQTNITTTPSP, from the exons ATGGCCACCTGCTGGCAGGGCCTGTGGGCCTACCGCTCCTACCTGATTGTGCTACTCCTGCCCATTCTACTGCTGCCCCTGCCCATCCTCATCCCCACCAAG gaagcctactGTGCCTACTCCATCATCCTCATGGCACTCTTCTGGTGCACCgaggctctgcctctgcctgtcactGCCCTCTTCCCCATCATCCTGTACCCCATGATGGGCATAATGGATGCCTCTGAG GTCTGCATCGAATACTTTAAGGACAGCAACATCCTGTTCGTCGGGGGGCTGCTGATGGCCATTGCCGTGGAGCACTGGAATCTGCACAAACGCATTGCTCTCCGTGTGCTCCTCATCATTGGGGTGCGGCCTGCCCT ACTGCTTTTGGGCTTCATGTTGGTCACAGCCTTCCTGTCCATGTGGATTAGCAACACAGCCACCACAGCCATGATGGTGCCCATCGCACATGCCGTTCTGGAGCAGCTCCACAATACAAGCAAGGATGTAGAGGAGGGCAGCGACAACCCCACCTTTGAACTCCAAGAAGGGAGTCCCCAGAAGGATGTGACCAAACTTG ATAACGGGCaggcccaccctgccctgcctgcttCTTCAGAGTCAACGGTGTGGCAGAAGAGGGAGCAGCTCCGCTTTAGCCAGGGCATGAGCCTGTGCGTGTGCTACTCGGCCAGCATCGGGGGCATCGCCACACTCACTGGCACTACACCTAACCTGGTGCTGCAAGGCCAGGTCAACGC GCTCTTCCCCCAAAATGGCAACGTGGTGAACTTTGCCTCCTGGTTTGGCTTTGCCTTCCCCACCATGGCCATCTTGCTGCTGCTCTCCTGGCTGTGGCTGCAGATCCTCTTCCTGGGGTTCAA CTTCCGGAAGAACTTCGGCTTTGGGGGACAGGCGAAGGAAAGAGAGCAGGCAGCCTTCCACGTCATCCAAACAGAACACAAGCGACTGGGCCCCATGACCTTCGCAGAAAAGGCTGTCTCTGTCCTCTTTATCATCTTGGTGGTGCTATGGTTCACCCGGGAGCCAGGCTTTTTCCTTGGCTGGGGCAACCTGGCTTTTCCCGACAAGGATGGAAACAG CATGGCATCCGATGGGACAGTGGCCATCTTCATTGGAATAATTCTGTTCTTGGTGCCCTCCAAGATCCCAGGGCTGACTCAGGATCCAA ACAAACCAGGGAGGCTGaaggcccctcctgccctcctcaacTGGAAGACTGTGAATGAGAAGATGCCCTGGAATATTGTGCTCCTGCTGGGTGGTGGCTTTGCCCTGGCCAAGGGCAGCGAG AAATCAGGACTGTCTGAGTGGCTGGGGGACAAGCTGACCCCACTACAGAATGTGCCATCTCCCGCCATTGCCTTCATCCTCTGCCTCCTGATTGCTACTTTCACTGAGTGTACCAGCAATGTGGCCACCACCACACTTTTCCTGCCCATTCTGGCCTCCATG GCTCAGGCCATCTGTCTCCACCCTCTGTATGTCATGCTTCCCTGCACGCTGGCCGCCTCCTTGGCCTTCATGCTGCCTGTGGCCACCCCACCCAATGCCATCGTTTTCTCTTTTGGGGGCCTCAAAGTGTCTGATATG GCCCGGACAGGATTCCTGCTCAACATCATTGGGGTGCTAGTCATCACGCTGGCCATCAACAGCTGGAGCTTCCCCATCTTCAACCTGCACACTTTCCCCTCCTGGGCTTACTCCAACACCACAACCAACTGCATGGCCATCCAGACGAACATCACCACGACACCTAGCCCCTAG